The following are encoded together in the Lactuca sativa cultivar Salinas chromosome 1, Lsat_Salinas_v11, whole genome shotgun sequence genome:
- the LOC111917460 gene encoding F-box protein FBW2, with protein MVAAAEEEEWRQRRPWEGLNPEILALIFVRIPAEEMVSCVPLVCRPWMEVVAGPYCWQEIDVQAWCRRRNDSHAVDLVVKKLIRRSKLSVQRLSVYRMGESGFFFAANCGKCLKVLEIPMSEITDQMISKHIKPLPNLGILDISNCLKITSKGIATFGTQCKSLIHLKRNMLPIEDSKPMDDSEAKAIADTMPKLQRIELCFGGFGDFGVSEILNKCKLLTHLDIQGSWNVELEGELEGVCEKLEFFQSPWSNYSDEFPESESEGDDSEEMESESE; from the exons ATGGTGGCGGCGGCGGAGGAGGAGGAGTGGCGGCAGAGGAGGCCGTGGGAGGGTTTGAATCCGGAGATACTTGCATTGATTTTTGTAAGGATACCTGCGGAAGAAATGGTGAGCTGTGTTCCGTTAGTGTGTCGGCCATGGATGGAAGTGGTGGCTGGGCCGTACTGTTGGCAGGAAATCGATGTTCAGGCGTGGTGTCGCCGTCGTAATGACAGTCATGCGGTGGACCTGGTGGTTAAGAAGCTGATACGGCGGAGCAAGTTGTCGGTTCAACGTCTGTCTGTTTACCGCATGGGAGAATCTGGGTTCTTCTTTGCTGCTAACTG tGGAAAATGCTTGAAAGTGCTGGAAATCCCAATGAGTGAAATCACTGACCAAATGATATCAAAGCACATAAAGCCATTGCCAAATCTTGGAATCTTGGACATAAGCAATTGCTTAAAAATCACATCAAAAGGCATTGCAACATTTGGTACACAATGCAAATCCCTAATTCACTTGAAAAGAAACATGCTCCCAATAGAAGATTCCAAACCTATGGATGATTCCGAAGCAAAAGCCATAGCGGACACAATGCCGAAGCTACAACGTATTGAACTTTGTTTTGGTGGATTTGGTGATTTCGGTGTGTCTGAAATCCTCAACAAATGTAAGCTACTTACGCATCTTGACATTCAAGGGAGTTGGAATGTGGAGTTGGAGGGAGAACTTGAAGGGGTGTGTGAAAAGCTCGAGTTTTTCCAAAGTCCTTGGAGCAATTATAGTGATGAGTTTCCTGAGAGTGAGAGTGAAGGTGATGATAGTGAAGAAATGGAATCGGAATCGGAATGA